A genomic stretch from Pirellulales bacterium includes:
- a CDS encoding riboflavin synthase, whose translation MFTGLVEALATVMEVKPEPPGARICVSLPPWPEGEAGSVIRVGDSIALNGCCLTVVAASGPRLEFQAGEETLHRTNLGRLKPGSAVNVEHSLCFGDRLGGHFVTGHIDGLGTLASRTDAGEWSTFWFSAPVALLRQMASKGSIAIDGVSLTLVDVADDRFSVMLIPHTLTVTTLGQLQPGDTVNLETDVLAKYVQKQLNAESRKQKAEI comes from the coding sequence ATGTTTACCGGACTTGTTGAAGCGCTGGCCACGGTGATGGAAGTGAAGCCGGAGCCGCCTGGAGCGCGAATTTGTGTCAGCCTGCCGCCGTGGCCCGAAGGAGAAGCCGGCAGTGTCATTCGCGTGGGAGACAGCATTGCCTTGAACGGCTGTTGCTTAACGGTGGTGGCCGCCAGCGGGCCGCGGTTGGAATTTCAGGCCGGCGAGGAAACGCTGCATCGCACCAATTTAGGGCGGCTGAAGCCCGGCAGCGCCGTGAACGTGGAGCACTCGCTCTGTTTTGGCGATCGCTTGGGTGGGCATTTTGTGACCGGGCATATTGACGGATTGGGCACGCTGGCCTCGCGGACCGATGCCGGCGAGTGGTCCACATTTTGGTTTAGCGCGCCCGTGGCTCTGCTGCGGCAAATGGCATCCAAAGGCTCGATTGCCATCGACGGAGTAAGTTTGACGCTGGTCGACGTGGCCGACGACCGCTTTAGCGTGATGCTAATTCCGCACACGCTGACCGTGACGACGCTGGGACAGCTGCAGCCGGGCGACACGGTCAACCTGGAAACCGACGTGCTGGCGAAATACGTTCAAAAGCAACTTAACGCAGAAAGCAGAAAGCAGAAAGCAGAAATTTAA
- the rsmA gene encoding 16S rRNA (adenine(1518)-N(6)/adenine(1519)-N(6))-dimethyltransferase RsmA, which produces MSHQTLTYLKQRFQQVGLKLQSRHGQNFLIDLNLLRILADSAQLSPHDVVLEVGTGVGSLTALVAPQVAHLVTVEIDPRLAQLASEELLSHANITLLQMDALRRKHEIDSRVLGALRQHLAAEPQRNFKLVANLPYGVATPLISNLLELEWPPVSMTITIQKELADRLAAQPHTKDYGAISVWVQCQCRVEILRVMPPTVFWPRPKVHSAIVHITLEPERRSAIPDRRFFHEFVRKLFLHRRKFLRGVLVATYKDRLDKPAIDRVLSELQFGGNARAEELSVEQMLALCEKFRQIQL; this is translated from the coding sequence ATGTCGCACCAAACACTCACCTATTTGAAGCAACGATTCCAGCAAGTCGGCCTCAAGCTGCAATCGCGGCACGGTCAGAATTTTTTGATCGATTTGAATTTACTGCGCATTCTGGCCGATTCGGCGCAACTTTCGCCCCACGACGTGGTGCTGGAAGTGGGCACCGGCGTGGGATCGCTCACGGCCTTGGTGGCGCCACAGGTAGCGCACTTGGTAACCGTGGAAATCGATCCGCGCTTGGCACAACTGGCCAGCGAAGAATTGCTGTCGCATGCGAACATCACCCTGCTGCAAATGGATGCCTTGCGGCGCAAGCACGAAATTGATTCGCGGGTGCTGGGTGCCCTGCGGCAACATTTGGCGGCAGAGCCGCAGCGGAACTTTAAACTGGTCGCGAACTTGCCGTATGGCGTGGCCACTCCGCTGATTTCCAATCTGCTCGAATTGGAATGGCCGCCGGTTTCGATGACCATCACCATTCAAAAAGAGTTGGCCGATCGGCTGGCAGCGCAACCCCACACGAAAGATTATGGAGCGATTAGCGTGTGGGTGCAGTGCCAATGCCGCGTGGAAATTTTGCGCGTGATGCCGCCGACCGTGTTTTGGCCGCGGCCCAAGGTGCACTCGGCAATTGTTCACATCACGCTGGAGCCGGAGCGGCGCAGCGCGATTCCGGACCGGCGGTTTTTTCACGAATTTGTGCGCAAGCTGTTTCTGCACCGCCGGAAGTTTTTACGGGGCGTGCTGGTGGCGACGTACAAAGATCGGCTCGACAAGCCGGCGATCGATCGCGTTTTGTCGGAATTGCAATTTGGCGGAAACGCCCGGGCGGAGGAATTAAGCGTGGAACAAATGCTGGCCCTGTGCGAGAAATTCCGCCAGATCCAGTTGTGA